The DNA segment CTTTCAATGCAAGTTACAGAGCTACAAGCAGTTAAACATCCTATATCTAAAAAGCAtaagatagattttattttttatttttattttttttggggggggggggggctcaaAGGATGTATACCCAACTGTGCTCTGTACATAGAGAGGATAGACAAACAGATACAGAAAATGAAGAGAAGAACCAGAATTAAGTCTTCATATTCGGGATTGCACTTGACAGTCCATGTCCTGGGAACAAACATAAACTGCATTTACTCAATATAGAAAAGGAAATTCAGAAAGAAATTTATAATCCTTTACCCTAACGAAAAAAGTGAAAGACCAGACAATAATCTTATATAAAGAACTCAATTAACTAAAGATAAGGTAAGCAGCCTCATTATTGCCACAAAGTAGTACCAGTGAGCATGTCCAGGGAGCTCAAGGACTGGAAACTTCAGCATTCTAAGATCCCATATATGTATCCCAGATTCATCTTCAGCAGTTACCTGCAGAATTTAAATACATCTTCACTGACACCAAACGCCTGCTTTCTTCcagggaaagaaaaagaagctAAGACCAAACTACTTTGATATTATAAACAGAGAGTTGAAAATTAAGATGGTAAAGTTATGATAGCAATACCTTGCACATAGAAAACTAATACCACTTTCTCCTGTGTGTACCCATTTTAAATCTTATGAGAAAAAAAATGGAGAACCTAAAGCATGGAGAGGTAGCAAAACCAGATTTATTGAGTCCAACTAACTATTCATATTTCACTTTGATGCTTATTTGGTATCTTATTATGTTCTCTTtaagaaatttaaaaatattgttccAAACACGACAGAGAAATTCCTCAACTTGATCATGGTTTCTTGATAGAAAAGTTCCAAGAACACAGGATAATCATCTTCATATAAAACTGGCATGTTAAAGATGACAAACTTCTATTTAGGTAGATGGAGACATTAAAATACACAAATATGCGAACTTCTTCAGAATTAAACAACAAATCATTGAGCAAGAACCAGAAGCCTGAAAGAGAAGTAGAGCCATTAGAAACACCAGACCACAGCCATACACTTTAGAGGAAGTACTATCCATGTCGTGACATTCTTCTCATTCCATCTCTCTCCATAGAATGATCACTAGCAGGAAACAGAAAGTAGAAAGTAGAAGATAGTATGTTTAAAGAACTGAAAAATATAATCCTTTCCTTCTTCGAGCAGCAACAAGAGTACCTCCCAAATTTCCATATTGAAATTGAAATATTAGTAtgaaaaaacaaaaggaaaaggaaaaaaatgttTCCTAAGATGGGTCCACATTAGAGTGTCAACTCCTAACATTGTTAATATTAACACATAGGCGTACATGCAAACAACAGATACACTTCACACATTCATAAAAACTTactcaaaaagattttttttcatttgcaAACAATGGACGATAAATCAAGCAAAAGATGCAACTTAATAACTTCACAAATCTATGTACTTACAAGCATAAACTTTCTCTTCACATTGTAATCCAAATTACGGACATGGGGATGATCAATTGAGGTCATTTTCCTGCAGTGGAATTAGCCATGATGTAAACTGTGTCTTGATAATTATTCAATTAATAGGACAAAAGCAGAAATAGCTTTACGTGTACCTAAAAAAAGAAAGCAATTAAATAATGCAGTGAGCAACTTTTGTGCCTTAAAACTATTACCCTTTGGGTAGTAAGCATACACCGCGTTATCTTTGGGACCTTGAAACTATTTACTATTAAGTTTCTTTCTTAATCAATGCCACGCTATGACTTGGATCTATAGTTTATAGCACTAGATTCTATGAAATAGATGCAGTACGTGCTTTATGGGTTTTTCCTCTGTATAGATTAGGCTATATCAAGAACATGAAAATATTCTCTTTTCCCCTCCTCTTTCAAAGTATGTTTTGTCCTAAGAGACATAGTTGTCCATGCCATGCTACTTACTTTACTTCCAAGTACTCTCTTCCATTCTTTTCTGGTATGATTTATCTTGAGCTTTTTCACAAGTGAACAGTGACTAACGACAACCCATGAAACAGAATATAGAGAATGAAGTACCATATTCACTTACTTCATTGTCCGTAGATCCCAAAGTTGGACTGATGATTCACATGTTAGCGCTAGAGCATTATAATCATGAGGATCCCAGGCGCCCCCAGATAAAGAATGTAGCACACCTGCTGATTCTTGTGATTGTACCTAAATTTTGTAGCAGACCTGAATAAAAATTAGCCCCACAAATCAGAAGTAACAACACTTTTACAACTATGCTTGACGTTCTCTGGAGCTAAGAACAGTGATAACCGAAGATGAAACACACAGAAGCCTAAGGTAAACTACAGACCACCTTGTATTTCAAACAAGGGCGCGAGAATATACCAACCAAAAGAACATCTCAAGATAATATTATTTCCAGCCCAGTAAATAGGTTTAGCTGTAACAGAAGTACTCTATAGTGCAAATTACATGTTTATTTTGAGCGCTCTACTACTAGTAATCAAACAGTTCGGTACTTAAAACATCCAGCTATGAGGAACACAAGTGAATTTTCAGCCAACATCTATGCCATTTCAAATTATTCATCAGCTTTCACCCTGTATGTGTTAACAATGTATTACTATTCGTATGTTCCTGGTTCACAGCATTTTCAAACTATCAGAAGGTAGCACGATTGTAGTATTATGCACTGTGGCTTTGCTTCTCCAACCCCTTTTCCCAAGCCAAACGATGATAAACTTCTTGCAGTAGCATAAAAGAAATGACTGTTCAAGAAAGCATGTCTGACCAAACATGAGCAGCACTTTTCTCAAatgaaaattaaaacaaaatcaaGACGAAGGATGACAGATCTAAGTAGCCATATGCTGGAATATACCTGTGCATTCTTCTTTGAAGTATCAAAGCTCCAGAGGAAAAGATTCTGCTCATCAATGCTAACCAACTTGTCATGCCTTCCTGTTGGCCACCAAAGTGTGCTGCCCACCATTTGCAATACATTTAAGTGTCCGAGTAAATGAAATAGATAAGACCACCATTTAATAGAAAAATTAAGAATAAAAAGGATGAGTCTTTGAAGCATGATAGACCAAAAGAGAAGGATCATAAACTGTTAACTACTTAAAAACATCTCAAGCACGAATTAAAGAACCAATTTGTTAGTAATTTACAGCTATCGAATTTCAATTACGTGACCACCATCTCATAGAGCTCGCAATACTATAAGATTAAGCAAAAAATTGTTCAAGCAGCAGAACTGCTAGTTGAGACCAAAAGCTTTGAATTGCTTCATTCCAGAGAGCAAAGCAAAGAAAAGGAATAAGCATGAAACAGAACACAGAAAGAAATGATGATTTTTGAAGTATTAGGATTTTTCCTCCAAAACCATAGGACTGCATTTTCGATTATATTTGAAGCACTCATGAATCACGGCATTCCATTTCGGGAGATAATTAGGTTAGCTTTGTCGAAGGGTAGTGATAGTTCTAGAGTCTGGGGAATGAACCTGACTTTAACTATCATCCAAAGTGTGAGAAGATGAGCGTTATACAACTGGGATTTGCTGATGACTTACTACTATTTTGCAGGGGCGATGTGAAGTCTATTCAAATGCTATTTGATTGTTTCCAGGAATTCTCAACAACTTCTGGACTAAGTGCTAATAGAGACAAAAGCTCCATTTATTTTGGAGGTGTAGATGCAACagttcaacaacaaatcatgGAATTAACTGGGTTCACTAAAGGAGAGTTACCAATAAGATATCTTGGTGTTCCCCTGAGCACCAAGAGGCTCTCAGTGCTTCAATGCCAACCTTTGCTGGAAAAGATGATGGGAAGAATTCAAAGTTGGACAGCGAAATTCCTCTCTTATGCAGGAAGAGTCCAGCTGATAGAATGTTCTCTTTTCGGTCCAAGTATTTTGGTCACAGATATTTGTATAACCCGCAAAGGTAGTTAAGCTAATTGAGGCAACATGTAGAAAATTCTTATGGACCGGAGGAGTTGAACTATCAAAGAGGGCTTTGCTTGCATGGGATAGAGTTTGCTATCCTCAGGTAGCAGGAGGTATGAATATCCTTGATATTTGCAGCTGGAACAAAGCTGCCATATGCAAACTATTATGGAATTCGTGTAGCAAGAAGGATAGCCTATGGGACAAGTGGGTACATAACTATTATATAAAGGAAAGGCAAGTATGGGAGGTTGCACCAAAACAAGCATCCTGGGTAGTGCAAAAAATCTTAAAAGCCAAAACCTATGTTGAACTAGCAGGAATAAATGCTAATGAGTTTCAATCACTGTCAAACTTCTCTATTAGGAAGCTGTACACTAAAATGAGAGGTGTTTTTACTAAGGTTTCATGGAGGAAGCTAGTGTGTAATAACTTAGGAGCTCCCAAATGGATATTCATATTAAGACTTGTGGCATATGGAAAATTGCTTACTAGAGATAGACTAATACAATAGGGACTGGAGGTTCCATTGGCTTGTCCACTCTGTAATACTGGGAACGAAAGTATTCCACACTTGTTCTTTCAATGTGATATGTCTTCCTATATCTGGAAAAAGGTCCTAGCTTGGCAAGGGATAAGCAGAATGGTAATGGATTGGTAAGAGGAACTAAAGTGGGCTGAAGTTTATGCAAGAGGAAGAAGAGTCGAGGCAGAGATATACAGAATGGCACTTGCAGCGAGTGTGTACTACATCTGGAAAGAAAGAAACCAACGGGTATTCCAATGTATGCAGTCAGATTCGAAGCATATTATGAAACAGATTATCCAAGAGATATGTTGTAGAGGAACAATGCATGCAAGATTAGCTAGGAAACTTGATCAATTAAATTTCTATCCTTAACTTTGTGGTTGTAGTAGTTAGCCATGGTGTAGTTGTGTGATGATATGGTTGGCTTTGTAGATCCTGATGTTGGGGCATCATGTCCATCAGCcagtttgtttcttttttcttgtgTACATATTTTCGAttggtaaaaaaaaaattatttaccaAAAAAACAATGTAACTGTTGGaaatcatatcatcaatatatttaGCATAAGAGCTAATGTAGCATAGGAGATGATAATAGGAGGTATAATGATAATAGAAGTTAATGAAGCATAGGATTTCATCGGATcataatttcaattttttttcttttttgcaaaaTAAGATGCAATCATGCTTATATGTACATAGATGGAAGCTGCTGTCAGTTGGGTAAGTTTCAATATTAAGCATTAGAAGCTACAATCGCAGCATTCATTCGAATGATTAAATGAACATACGGAGTTTTGATGATTAAAAAAAACAGAATTTTGCACACAATGCATCCTGTATTTCTACTCCTAAGCCTtaatgtttattatttattataagcATGACAATCTTTGGAGCTCAGGGGCTATGTTTACCATATAAAAAGGACTTACCACTTTATCTTTGAACTATGAGCATCAAGAGCCGCAATCTTCTCTAGTTGTGGAGAATTCAACTGGCCATACAGCTCAGGGATCTGCCATATTGCTGCCCCATATGTTTCACCTGCAAACAAATAGACCATCATCATAGAACCTAGTTCTCAAAAACATCAACTACCAAAACCAACCGCAATTGCATTCTAACATCTAATGAATGCCACAAAAGGCAACTCAAATGCAAGGAACGTCCTTGCGATCTTGCTTAAGCAGACAAGTGAAGATCATAAATTCAACTTCTGATGCTACAAAATTAAAAAGAAACAAACTATTGCTCAAACCACCAAAGGATACTAGTTTtattaggggtgtgcattcgatttatcgattcgattttgacccttatcgatcgattatcgatttgtacatatgcttatcgttatcgtttcaataaggtttcgatttcgatttatcgatttttggggcttatcgattcggttatcgattacaccaataagaaaatttgcgggattcTACGGAAAGTATATtgctataaacacgcctaactaatatggacaaaaagaagctaaaataagatgaacaccgtttataacataaaattTGTGTTAACAAGCATATGCAACGAAActaagtaagggatcaaatgtatgctaccaacactccaacggtataaaaaaaAATGCATGGCTAATtctattttccattaatttgaacttcattccctaAAGCTTTAAATATGATCCGTCCTTAAATGTGGTTgatgaaataatagggttagggacttagggtaaaggaaagggtattaaagAATAAGGGTAAatagtatatcttatcggtttatcgataaacctataaccgaagaggacaaaatcgaaatcgaaatcgataa comes from the Nicotiana sylvestris chromosome 4, ASM39365v2, whole genome shotgun sequence genome and includes:
- the LOC104227168 gene encoding WD repeat-containing protein DWA2, which gives rise to MQGGSNGIGYGLKYQARCIADVKADTDHTSFLTGTLSLKEENEVHLIRLSSAGTELICEGLFSHPNEIWDLASCPFDQRIFSTVFSSGETYGAAIWQIPELYGQLNSPQLEKIAALDAHSSKIKCTLWWPTGRHDKLVSIDEQNLFLWSFDTSKKNAQVQSQESAGVLHSLSGGAWDPHDYNALALTCESSVQLWDLRTMKKMTSIDHPHVRNLDYNVKRKFMLVTAEDESGIHIWDLRMLKFPVLELPGHAHWTWTVKCNPEYEDLILSAGTDSAVNLWRASPPSGDKPTSESFDSPNRPVDPLLNSYSDYEDSVYGLAWSCREPWIFASLSYDGRVVVESTKPHLPRK